TTGCCATTCCCCCGATGGTGCGGATCACGCGGGCCGAGATTCTCCACCGCAAGGAGAGTCTCTATGTGGAAGCTGCCCGCGCCATCGGCAGCTCACCGTTGCGTGTCCTGGCGGTTCACCTGGTGCCCAACTCCCTGCCGCCGCTGGTGGTGCAAGCCACGTTGACATTTGGCTACGTGATCCTGGAAACGGCTGGACTGAGCTTCATCGGCGTCGGCGTCAAACCGCCGGCGCCCGAGTGGGGAATCATGGTGAGTGAGGGTTCGCCCTACGTCCGCACGGGCGAGTGGTGGATCTCCCTCTTTCCCGGGCTCATGATCTTCGTCACCGTGCTCGGGTTCAACCTGGTGGGCAACGGCTTGCTGGACGTGCTCAACCCCCGGCGGCGCCGCCAATGAGTGCCAACGGCCCCCTGCTCCGAGTCTCCGAGCTGCAGGTGCACTTCAGCACCCGCGAAGGCACGCTCGAGGCCGTGGACCGCATCAGCTTCGAGATCGGGTCCAACGAGATCTTCGGTCTGGTCGGCGAAAGCGGTTCCGGCAAGTCGATCACCGCGCTTTCGATCCTGGGGCTGGTGCCATCCCCCGGGCGCATCGTCGGCGGCGACATCGCATTCGGCGGTCGCAATCTGCGTGAGCTCCCGGAGCGCGTGGTACGCACCATCCGTGGACGCGAGATCGGCATGATCTTCCAGAGCCCGCGGGCTTCCCTCGATCCGGTGCGCACGGTGGCGGTGCAGCTCTCCCGCGCCTTGCGCACCCATCACGATATTGGCCGCGGTGAAGTCCGTCGCCGGTCGGTGCAGATGTTGCGCGACCTCGGTATGCCCGACCCGGAGGCGGCGCTCACAAGATACCCGCATCAGCTCTCCGGGGGCATGTGCCAGCGCGTGATGGTCGCGATGATGCTGTCGTCGCGTCCGCGGCTGTTGATCGCCGATGAGCCGACCACGGCGCTGGACGAGACCGTGGGCGCGCAGCTCCTGGAGCACCTGCGGCGATTCAAGGAGGAGCACGCCGCCTCGATCCTGTTGATCACCCACGACATGGGCGTGATTGCCGAGATGTGCGATCGCGTAGGCGTCATGCACGCCGGGCACATCGTCGAGGTGGGGCCGGTCGGCGCCGTCTTTCGCGATCCCCGCCACCCCTACACGCGCGCCCTCCTGGATTCGACCCTGCGCGTCGATCGCGACAGCCCCCTGTCGGACATTGAACGCATACCCGGGGTCGTGCCCAACCTGCTGCACCCGCCGCCGGGCTGCCGATTCGCCGACCGCTGCGCGTACGTGCTGCCGGCCTGCCGGCCGGCGAAACCCCCGAGACTCGAGGTGGCGCCGGGTCACCACGTCCTCTGTCAGGAGACGGTTATCCGTGAATTCGCCGCTCCTTAGCGTCACCAAGCTGTTCAAGTATTTCTCGTCGCACGGGCAGCGCGAGCTCCGAGGCGCGCCCGATCAGCTCCGACGCGACGGCCCGGTCCGCGCGGTGGACGGGGTGACGTTCGAGGTTCGCGCCCACGAGACCTTTGGGCTGGTGGGGGAGAGCGGCTGCGGCAAGTCCACCCTGGGCAGGTGCATCCTGCGGTTGCTCGAGCCCACCGCCGGATCGGTGGCGTTCGGGGACGAGGACGTGACCCAGGCGACCGGCCAACGGTTGCGCGAGCTGCGTCGGCGGATGCAGATCGTCTTCCAGGACGCGGGCCAATCGCTGAGCCCGATGCGCACGGTGCGAGCCACCCTGGCCGAGCCGCTGCGCGTCCACGCCCTGGCCCGCGGCGAGGACGCGGCGCGTCGCGTGCTCGAACTCCTGGGCCAAGTGGGGCTCGAGCCGATGCACCGCAGCAGGTATCCCCATCAACTCAGCGGGGGGCAGCAGCAGCGGGTGGCGATCGCGCGGGCGCTCGCGACCGAGCCCGACTTCATCGTGCTGGATGAACCGACCTCGGCCCTGGACTCATCCTTGAAGCTCACCGTGGTCGATCTGCTCCAGCAGGTCCAGGATGAAACCGGGGTTTCGTACCTGTTGATCTCCCACGACCTCACCATCGTGCGGCACACCTGCGACCGCGTGGCGGTGATGTACCTCGGGGCGATCGTAGAAACCGGAGCCACGGCGCAGATCTTTGACGACGCCCTTCACCCGTACACGCAGGCGCTGATCGCGTCGATCCCGATCCCGGACCCGTTCACCAAACGCGAGCGTATTCTGCTGCCGGGCGAACCGCCCAGCCCCGCCAACATTCCCAGCGGGTGCCGCTTCCAGACGCGATGCTCGTTCGTGATGGACCGTTGCCGGCACGAGGAGCCTTCGCTGCTGGAAACCAGGCCGGGCCACCGGGTCGCCTGCTTCCTCTACGCCGAGGCCGAGCGCGAGGCGGCGCCAACATGAGACGCAGGCTGGCGGTCGACATCGGGGGCACCTTCACCGACTTGGTGCTGTTCGACCACGAGACGCGGGAGCTGCGGGTCGCCAAGTCGTCCTCGAGCCCCGACGCCTTGGCGGACGGCGTGCTGGCGTGCCTGGCGAGCGCCGGCGTGGAGCTCGACTCGGTCGAGTTCTTCGTTCACGGCACCACGGTCGGTCTCAATGCCATTCTCGAG
The sequence above is a segment of the Chloroflexota bacterium genome. Coding sequences within it:
- a CDS encoding ABC transporter ATP-binding protein — protein: MSANGPLLRVSELQVHFSTREGTLEAVDRISFEIGSNEIFGLVGESGSGKSITALSILGLVPSPGRIVGGDIAFGGRNLRELPERVVRTIRGREIGMIFQSPRASLDPVRTVAVQLSRALRTHHDIGRGEVRRRSVQMLRDLGMPDPEAALTRYPHQLSGGMCQRVMVAMMLSSRPRLLIADEPTTALDETVGAQLLEHLRRFKEEHAASILLITHDMGVIAEMCDRVGVMHAGHIVEVGPVGAVFRDPRHPYTRALLDSTLRVDRDSPLSDIERIPGVVPNLLHPPPGCRFADRCAYVLPACRPAKPPRLEVAPGHHVLCQETVIREFAAP
- a CDS encoding ABC transporter ATP-binding protein, with product MNSPLLSVTKLFKYFSSHGQRELRGAPDQLRRDGPVRAVDGVTFEVRAHETFGLVGESGCGKSTLGRCILRLLEPTAGSVAFGDEDVTQATGQRLRELRRRMQIVFQDAGQSLSPMRTVRATLAEPLRVHALARGEDAARRVLELLGQVGLEPMHRSRYPHQLSGGQQQRVAIARALATEPDFIVLDEPTSALDSSLKLTVVDLLQQVQDETGVSYLLISHDLTIVRHTCDRVAVMYLGAIVETGATAQIFDDALHPYTQALIASIPIPDPFTKRERILLPGEPPSPANIPSGCRFQTRCSFVMDRCRHEEPSLLETRPGHRVACFLYAEAEREAAPT